One window of Desulfobacca acetoxidans DSM 11109 genomic DNA carries:
- a CDS encoding ATP-binding protein, with protein sequence MPPNHRDPVEGITSPDSASHPAGQRFLVCLGPDSNALELVQTARRMAEGVKAEWYALFVDTPSHTDGTRSDREHAVHSLQAAESWGAKTFKVSGLVVAAEIINFARQNGITTIFLGRSKQKKWYSRLTTSLATKLLRGLEGVDIYLVAPESTAPQPGKRRTLQLPRRLKGYFLAVAGVILCTVLAFGVFYYLPLSNLVMFYLLTMVIIATVSERGPTILASLLSIGLFAFFFVTRYFSFWVENVEYTVTLVMMLVVATLISGLTARARYQAKVARQQEWQTTALYDMNQGLLGKSGLEELLAAAVEQISRLFDSRVSILLPHMDDLEVRAGEPLPQDDVREGMVAQWVFKNNCLAGAGTQTLPQVKGLYMPLKTANRQVLGVLRLERRSPSTGKYVEVEYLRLLEALGHQIALALERESLSQQTRRAQLQVEAERFRNTLLSSVSHDLRTPLTVIAGSASSLLEAQENLDDKIRLELIQTIYEEAKRLDLVVQNLLEISRLQSGEIRINKEWHVLEEVIGCALSQLEGQLKQHSVTINLPQDLPLVQMDALLIERVFINLLENASKYTPPGTKIEISGALEPEALHLVVADQGPGLPPGQEERIFEKFYQARPGAIRGAGLGLAICRCIIEAHDGQINAINRPEGGAAFHFTLPFTGDQPDWQEPMLDLEQETRNEA encoded by the coding sequence ATGCCCCCGAACCATCGAGACCCTGTCGAAGGAATCACCTCCCCGGATTCAGCCAGCCATCCGGCCGGACAACGCTTCCTGGTCTGCCTGGGTCCCGACTCTAACGCCCTCGAGTTAGTGCAGACTGCCCGGAGGATGGCGGAGGGAGTGAAGGCAGAATGGTATGCCCTGTTCGTCGATACCCCCTCCCATACTGATGGAACCAGGAGTGATAGAGAACATGCGGTCCACAGTCTCCAGGCGGCCGAATCCTGGGGGGCCAAAACCTTCAAGGTTTCCGGTCTGGTGGTTGCTGCGGAGATTATCAACTTTGCCCGCCAGAATGGCATCACCACCATATTTCTGGGAAGATCGAAGCAGAAAAAATGGTATTCCCGGTTGACAACATCCCTGGCGACAAAATTACTCCGAGGTCTGGAGGGAGTGGATATCTACCTGGTGGCGCCGGAAAGTACGGCTCCGCAGCCGGGGAAGAGGCGAACGCTGCAACTACCCAGGCGGCTGAAGGGTTATTTCCTGGCGGTGGCCGGCGTAATACTTTGTACTGTTCTAGCCTTCGGAGTATTTTATTATCTGCCCCTCAGTAATCTGGTGATGTTCTACCTGCTGACCATGGTGATCATCGCCACGGTGTCTGAACGCGGCCCGACGATTTTGGCGTCTTTACTCAGTATCGGGTTGTTCGCTTTCTTTTTTGTTACGCGCTACTTCTCTTTCTGGGTGGAGAATGTCGAATACACCGTCACTCTCGTGATGATGTTAGTAGTTGCCACCCTGATCAGTGGCCTGACGGCGCGGGCTCGCTACCAGGCCAAAGTGGCGCGCCAACAGGAATGGCAGACGACCGCCCTGTACGACATGAACCAGGGATTGCTGGGGAAATCCGGTCTGGAAGAACTGCTGGCGGCTGCCGTTGAGCAGATCAGCCGTCTGTTCGACAGCCGGGTAAGCATACTCCTGCCGCATATGGATGATCTGGAGGTGCGGGCCGGTGAGCCGTTGCCCCAAGACGATGTGCGGGAGGGTATGGTAGCCCAATGGGTTTTTAAAAATAACTGCCTGGCTGGAGCCGGAACCCAAACCCTTCCCCAGGTTAAAGGTCTGTATATGCCCCTGAAGACTGCCAACCGACAGGTTCTCGGGGTTCTGCGGTTGGAGCGGCGGTCGCCGTCGACGGGTAAGTATGTAGAGGTGGAATATCTCCGCCTTTTGGAGGCCTTGGGCCATCAGATCGCCCTGGCCCTGGAACGGGAAAGCTTAAGTCAGCAAACCCGCCGGGCGCAGTTGCAGGTCGAAGCGGAACGCTTCCGCAACACCCTGCTGAGTTCCGTCTCCCACGACCTGCGCACTCCCCTGACGGTTATTGCCGGGTCCGCCAGCAGCCTGCTGGAGGCGCAGGAGAATCTGGATGACAAAATCCGCCTGGAACTCATTCAGACGATTTATGAGGAAGCCAAACGACTTGATCTGGTCGTCCAAAACCTGCTGGAAATCAGCCGGCTGCAGAGCGGGGAGATCAGGATCAACAAGGAATGGCATGTCCTGGAAGAAGTGATCGGCTGTGCTTTGAGCCAATTGGAGGGTCAGCTCAAGCAGCATTCGGTGACCATCAACCTGCCTCAAGACCTGCCGCTCGTGCAGATGGACGCCTTACTGATAGAGCGGGTTTTCATCAATCTGTTAGAAAATGCCAGCAAATATACCCCACCAGGGACAAAGATAGAAATTTCCGGTGCTTTGGAGCCCGAAGCCCTGCACCTGGTGGTTGCGGATCAGGGACCGGGTCTGCCTCCCGGCCAGGAAGAAAGGATTTTTGAAAAGTTTTATCAGGCGCGGCCGGGCGCGATCCGCGGGGCCGGGCTGGGTCTGGCCATCTGCCGTTGTATTATTGAGGCGCATGACGGTCAGATCAACGCCATCAACCGGCCGGAAGGAGGAGCGGCGTTTCATTTTACGCTGCCCTTTACGGGAGACCAGCCCGATTGGCAGGAACCGATGTTAGACCTGGAGCAGGAGACTCGAAATGAAGCCTAG
- a CDS encoding response regulator yields MKPSILLIEDDANIRRFLRLTLVTQGYELIEAETGQEGLAQAFARVPDLILLDLGLPDMDGIDIIKQIREWSQVPVIVLSARGQEREKIINLDAGADDYLTKPFGMGELLARIRVVLRRAVPTEEGASETTVRFGKITIDFERRQIWRDQEEIRLSPIEYKLLGTLIKYRDKVVTHRQLLKEVWGPGATAQNIYLRVFILNLRRKLEDDPARPVFLITEPGVGYRLKIEGQPPEFSRGSYLA; encoded by the coding sequence ATGAAGCCTAGTATCCTGTTGATTGAAGACGATGCCAACATCAGGCGCTTTCTGCGCCTCACGCTGGTGACCCAGGGATACGAACTCATTGAAGCAGAAACGGGCCAGGAGGGGTTGGCCCAGGCCTTCGCCAGGGTGCCTGACCTGATCTTATTGGATCTGGGGCTGCCGGATATGGACGGCATCGATATTATTAAGCAGATCAGGGAATGGTCCCAGGTGCCCGTCATCGTTCTGTCGGCCCGAGGCCAGGAGAGGGAGAAAATCATCAATCTGGACGCCGGAGCCGACGACTATCTTACCAAACCCTTCGGTATGGGGGAGTTGCTGGCCCGGATCAGGGTGGTCCTCAGACGGGCGGTGCCGACCGAAGAGGGCGCCAGCGAAACCACGGTCAGGTTTGGAAAGATCACCATCGACTTCGAGCGCCGCCAGATCTGGCGCGACCAGGAGGAAATCCGCCTATCCCCCATCGAATACAAGCTGCTCGGTACGCTCATAAAATACCGCGATAAGGTGGTCACTCACCGGCAACTCTTAAAAGAGGTGTGGGGACCGGGCGCGACTGCACAGAATATTTATCTGCGCGTTTTCATTCTCAATCTGCGCCGAAAACTGGAAGATGACCCGGCGCGGCCGGTTTTCCTGATAACCGAACCGGGGGTGGGCTATCGGTTAAAGATCGAGGGGCAGCCCCCTGAATTCAGTCGGGGTTCCTATTTGGCCTGA
- a CDS encoding OmpH family outer membrane protein: MHRPVLVLMGVLLLAVMGCNAEPPKIGVVDVIRVTNNSVAGKMANAELNVLIKAKQALVKEKAEAFEKLKKSPRKENAAAKNLKEVELNKAAVEYQKLVAASDEEIKKKAAELRGKIFEQIRKVLETIGKEDNFLLILTTENAPYFQKTIDISERVIKKYDEMNQAK, from the coding sequence ATGCACAGACCTGTTTTAGTGCTCATGGGAGTCTTGCTGCTGGCGGTTATGGGATGTAATGCCGAGCCGCCCAAGATCGGGGTGGTGGACGTGATCAGGGTAACCAATAATTCCGTTGCCGGCAAAATGGCCAACGCAGAACTCAATGTCCTGATCAAAGCCAAACAGGCGCTGGTGAAGGAAAAGGCTGAGGCTTTCGAGAAGCTGAAAAAAAGTCCCAGGAAGGAAAATGCTGCGGCCAAAAACTTGAAAGAGGTCGAATTGAATAAGGCAGCCGTCGAATATCAGAAACTGGTTGCCGCCTCTGATGAAGAAATCAAAAAGAAAGCGGCGGAATTGCGAGGCAAAATATTTGAGCAGATAAGAAAGGTTTTGGAAACCATCGGCAAGGAAGATAATTTTCTCCTGATCCTGACAACCGAAAATGCCCCGTATTTCCAGAAGACCATAGACATCAGCGAGAGGGTCATAAAAAAATATGACGAAATGAATCAGGCCAAATAG
- a CDS encoding tyrosine-protein kinase family protein, which yields MGLNIKSRKFFSGWQDIFSRPRTLPAGLEAPQSPRTDTEVIDYTGTLRLVRKPPAQRYFANLYEYLMVKEVKKTPGLVLVCSATKGEGATTVALGLANVAARNKQEKILLIDGNFHYPCLSQAWGLRQDIGFIDLLTGARDSAEVAQPTDLSNVWVIGAGGDKEERSRELEHDRLHTVFRKLATHYSFIVIDGPAINEYLESNLFAHYVHNVLLIIAAGISRAPVVSNAIAKFSPQVREKLELVLNRRKYPIPGFIYRKLWKY from the coding sequence ATGGGTCTAAATATCAAAAGCAGAAAGTTCTTTTCAGGTTGGCAGGATATTTTTAGCCGTCCCCGGACCCTTCCCGCCGGACTGGAGGCTCCCCAATCACCCCGGACAGACACAGAAGTCATAGATTATACCGGGACATTGCGCCTCGTCCGGAAACCGCCAGCCCAGAGATATTTTGCCAACTTATATGAATACTTAATGGTAAAAGAGGTCAAAAAGACACCTGGCCTGGTGCTGGTCTGTTCTGCTACGAAAGGAGAAGGCGCCACTACGGTGGCGTTGGGACTGGCTAATGTTGCCGCTCGAAATAAACAGGAAAAGATTCTTTTAATCGATGGCAACTTTCATTATCCCTGTCTCAGCCAGGCATGGGGGCTGCGACAGGATATCGGTTTCATTGATCTGCTGACGGGAGCCCGAGATAGTGCAGAGGTTGCCCAGCCGACCGATTTGTCTAATGTGTGGGTCATAGGGGCGGGCGGCGATAAAGAGGAACGGAGCAGAGAATTGGAGCATGATCGTCTGCATACCGTCTTCCGAAAATTGGCAACGCACTATTCATTCATCGTTATCGATGGTCCGGCGATCAATGAATACCTGGAATCAAATCTGTTTGCCCATTATGTCCATAACGTTCTGTTGATCATTGCTGCCGGAATATCTCGGGCGCCGGTGGTGAGCAATGCCATTGCCAAATTTTCTCCCCAGGTGCGGGAAAAATTGGAATTGGTATTAAACCGCCGGAAATATCCCATACCAGGTTTTATTTATCGCAAGTTGTGGAAATATTAA
- a CDS encoding polysaccharide biosynthesis/export family protein: MRHRILLMLFLGILLSGCSGPDRIERRSYPDLSAPPPGAVVEESYRIGLGDALAIKFLLNPELNTEVTVRPDGKVVLPLIGEVAVSGLTLEELRQTASTKYQNFVNQSRYGEVLKEGDYFDLRFIYNPELNIGVRIPSDGSVSLPMVGEVKAAGRQPEELRQQLIASYRKYIKKPDIALLVGDTTAKKIHFKKSYLTIALTKATAQEVFVGGEINAPKLIKLEGRLTAIQGIMKGGGIKDSGDLSRVVILRRGYFEKPEWIQTNLAEPLKGNSILNDVELRGGDVVIVPKTGIAKLNQYVREYIRDLLPIPGSFGVSLQYYIEYPVWAP; encoded by the coding sequence ATGCGGCATCGAATACTATTGATGTTGTTTCTGGGGATATTATTATCAGGTTGTTCGGGTCCGGACCGGATAGAGAGAAGGAGCTATCCGGATTTATCCGCACCACCTCCAGGTGCGGTAGTGGAAGAATCGTACCGCATCGGTTTGGGGGATGCCTTAGCCATTAAGTTTCTGCTCAATCCCGAACTCAATACCGAAGTCACCGTCCGTCCGGACGGCAAGGTCGTCCTGCCGCTGATCGGCGAGGTCGCGGTGAGTGGTTTGACCCTGGAGGAATTGCGGCAAACCGCCAGCACAAAATATCAGAACTTTGTAAATCAGAGTCGTTATGGGGAAGTATTAAAGGAAGGCGATTACTTCGACCTGCGTTTTATCTATAATCCGGAACTGAATATCGGAGTAAGAATCCCGTCTGACGGCTCGGTGTCGCTGCCGATGGTGGGGGAGGTAAAAGCAGCCGGACGGCAGCCGGAGGAATTGCGGCAGCAGTTAATCGCCTCTTACCGGAAATATATCAAAAAACCCGACATTGCCTTGTTGGTGGGCGATACAACGGCCAAAAAGATTCATTTCAAGAAGAGTTATCTAACGATTGCCCTTACCAAAGCAACGGCCCAGGAAGTATTCGTCGGAGGAGAAATTAACGCCCCCAAATTGATTAAGTTAGAAGGCCGCCTGACAGCAATTCAGGGGATTATGAAAGGTGGGGGGATCAAAGATAGCGGCGATCTCTCCCGAGTGGTTATCTTGCGCCGGGGATATTTTGAGAAGCCGGAGTGGATTCAGACTAATCTGGCCGAACCGCTGAAAGGCAACAGTATCTTAAACGACGTAGAATTGCGGGGGGGCGATGTAGTCATTGTTCCGAAAACCGGCATTGCCAAGCTGAACCAATACGTTCGGGAATATATCCGCGATCTGTTGCCGATACCCGGCAGTTTTGGTGTAAGCCTACAATATTATATTGAATATCCGGTATGGGCACCCTAG
- a CDS encoding SLC13 family permease, translating to MIKARYPAIAVVLVISLMVFAGFQTVLAAVPQAGDRLSLAGAMQNPQGQGVKEVEVAVLVNGQHVRTVTGEKISTDKSGSFLSEFIFPAGTLPEAKVEVAAYKPSWKKLAPTAVQVLQTGVDKDGNRLFQAQGDFGLARTITPAFWLATAILLLVYIIIAAELMHRTLAALLGAALVLFISYTAGTFDKNYFILSFEDAIAAIDMNVIFLLMGMMIIVGVLKKTGMFQWLAYKSYALARGNIFILSGILMVVTAVCSAFLDNVTTMLLMIPVTIEIAVTLKINPVTLLIPEVFASNVGGTATLIGDPPNILIGSYANLTFMDFVTNLVIIIAICMVITVTCYIYWYKRDYLKADVKDVGRTIDFMKSEYRIKDMKLTVMGLVMLGFTIFLFVIHGVLHMEPSIAALTGAMVLLAISRADIVEMLEQEVEWPTLVFFIALFMVIAGAEETGLIQIIAEWVLDVSRGNLTLAVIMVLWVSAIASAFIDNIPFTATMLPIVAFLNTTIPGAETGILWWSLALGACLGGNGTMIGASANVVTVGLAEKAGYHISFLGYIKACFVPMLITVVLSNAFLLIATFVRPLTMSR from the coding sequence ATGATAAAAGCACGGTATCCGGCTATTGCGGTAGTTCTGGTGATTTCTCTTATGGTCTTTGCAGGATTTCAGACCGTTCTGGCGGCGGTGCCACAGGCCGGGGACAGGCTGTCGTTGGCTGGAGCGATGCAAAATCCCCAGGGACAAGGGGTGAAAGAAGTGGAAGTGGCAGTGCTGGTAAACGGCCAACATGTCCGGACCGTCACTGGCGAAAAGATTTCCACCGACAAATCAGGGAGTTTTCTATCGGAATTTATTTTTCCCGCCGGGACTCTGCCCGAGGCCAAGGTGGAAGTGGCGGCCTACAAACCTTCCTGGAAAAAGCTGGCCCCAACAGCGGTGCAAGTGCTGCAAACGGGGGTTGATAAAGACGGCAACAGACTGTTTCAAGCCCAGGGTGATTTTGGCTTGGCCAGAACCATTACGCCGGCTTTTTGGCTTGCGACGGCTATTTTGCTGCTGGTCTATATCATCATCGCGGCCGAACTGATGCACCGGACTCTGGCGGCGCTCTTAGGGGCGGCACTGGTGTTATTCATCAGCTATACGGCTGGAACTTTTGACAAAAATTACTTTATCCTTTCCTTTGAAGATGCCATTGCCGCTATCGATATGAATGTCATCTTCCTGCTCATGGGCATGATGATCATCGTCGGGGTGCTGAAAAAGACCGGCATGTTCCAGTGGCTGGCCTATAAATCCTATGCCCTGGCAAGGGGAAATATTTTTATCCTGTCAGGTATTCTCATGGTAGTGACTGCGGTCTGTTCCGCCTTCCTGGACAATGTCACCACTATGCTGCTGATGATCCCGGTGACCATCGAAATTGCCGTTACGTTGAAGATCAATCCTGTGACTTTGTTGATTCCCGAGGTCTTTGCCTCCAACGTCGGCGGCACCGCCACCCTGATCGGCGATCCGCCTAATATCCTTATCGGTTCCTATGCCAACCTGACCTTTATGGATTTCGTGACGAACTTGGTTATCATTATTGCCATCTGCATGGTCATTACTGTGACGTGCTATATATACTGGTACAAAAGGGATTACCTGAAGGCGGACGTGAAGGATGTGGGACGCACCATTGATTTTATGAAATCGGAATACCGCATCAAAGATATGAAACTGACAGTGATGGGATTGGTCATGTTAGGGTTTACTATCTTTTTGTTTGTGATTCATGGCGTGCTGCACATGGAGCCGTCGATTGCGGCGCTCACCGGGGCCATGGTCCTCCTGGCCATCTCCCGGGCAGACATTGTAGAGATGCTGGAACAAGAAGTGGAGTGGCCCACTTTGGTCTTTTTTATCGCTCTGTTTATGGTCATCGCGGGCGCCGAGGAAACCGGATTGATTCAGATCATTGCCGAATGGGTCTTAGATGTTTCCCGGGGGAATCTGACCCTGGCAGTGATCATGGTCCTGTGGGTCAGCGCCATTGCCAGCGCCTTCATTGACAACATTCCCTTCACGGCGACCATGCTGCCCATAGTGGCCTTTTTGAATACCACCATCCCGGGGGCTGAAACCGGCATCCTGTGGTGGTCCCTGGCCCTGGGGGCCTGTCTGGGCGGCAACGGCACTATGATCGGGGCTAGCGCCAATGTGGTTACCGTGGGTCTGGCGGAAAAGGCCGGCTACCATATTTCCTTCCTGGGCTATATCAAGGCCTGTTTCGTGCCCATGCTTATTACCGTGGTCTTGAGCAATGCCTTCCTGCTCATCGCCACCTTTGTCCGGCCTTTGACCATGAGCCGCTGA
- a CDS encoding SLC13 family permease codes for MLKNVKISIIMLSLIFLAGLLAGTTAMAVPSNQAGDRLSVAGTMKNPQGRGVKEVEVEVLVNGQHVQTMKDEDVATGKSGAFLGEFVLPAGTLPAAKVEVKAFKPSWVPLEPTAVQVVESGTDAAGNKLFQAQQNFNIKRQITPAFWIATFILLLVYVIIAAEWMHRTLAALLGAAIILFISYTAGTFDKSYFILSFEDAIAAIDMNVIFLLMGMMIIVGVLKKTGMFQWLAYKSYALAKGNIFVLASILMVVTAVVSAFLDNVTTMLLMIPVTIEIAVTLKINPISLLISEVFASNVGGTATLIGDPPNILIGSYANLTFADFVVNLTIICAICLVIAVIYYVFWYKKDFLKAEVKDVGRTIEYLKEEYRITNVKLTVMGLALLAFTIFLFIIHGVLHMEPSIAALTGAMFLLAISRVDIVEMLEHEVEWPTLIFFIALFMVISGAEETGLIQIIAEWVRDVSQGNLTLAVIMVLWVSAIASAFIDNIPFTATMMPIVAFLNTTIPGAETGILWWSLALGACLGGNGTMIGASANVVTVGLAEKAGYRITFLGYMKACFVPMLITVALCNAFLLIATFVRPLAMSR; via the coding sequence AACGACGGCCATGGCCGTCCCGTCGAACCAGGCCGGCGACCGGCTAAGCGTGGCGGGAACTATGAAGAACCCCCAGGGGCGGGGCGTCAAAGAGGTGGAAGTGGAAGTGCTGGTCAACGGCCAGCATGTCCAGACCATGAAGGATGAAGACGTTGCCACTGGCAAATCCGGGGCTTTTCTGGGTGAATTTGTGTTGCCGGCGGGGACTCTGCCGGCAGCCAAAGTTGAGGTTAAGGCCTTCAAACCTTCCTGGGTTCCTTTGGAGCCCACCGCGGTGCAAGTGGTGGAATCGGGTACGGATGCCGCGGGCAATAAGCTTTTCCAGGCCCAGCAGAACTTCAATATTAAGCGCCAGATAACCCCGGCTTTCTGGATTGCTACCTTTATCTTGCTGCTGGTGTATGTCATTATTGCGGCGGAGTGGATGCATCGCACCTTGGCGGCCCTGCTGGGAGCCGCGATTATCTTGTTTATCAGTTACACCGCCGGGACCTTTGACAAAAGCTACTTTATTTTGTCCTTTGAGGACGCCATTGCCGCCATCGACATGAATGTCATCTTCCTGCTCATGGGTATGATGATCATTGTCGGCGTTCTGAAAAAAACCGGCATGTTCCAATGGTTGGCCTACAAATCCTACGCCCTGGCCAAGGGTAACATATTTGTATTGGCGAGCATTCTCATGGTAGTCACCGCAGTAGTGTCGGCTTTTTTAGATAATGTTACCACAATGCTATTGATGATCCCGGTGACCATTGAAATTGCCGTCACTTTGAAGATTAACCCCATCAGTCTGCTGATCTCTGAGGTCTTCGCCTCCAACGTCGGCGGCACTGCCACCCTGATCGGCGACCCGCCCAACATCCTCATCGGCTCCTATGCCAACTTGACCTTTGCGGATTTTGTGGTAAATCTTACCATAATTTGCGCCATATGTTTGGTAATTGCCGTAATTTACTATGTCTTTTGGTATAAAAAGGATTTCCTCAAAGCCGAGGTCAAAGATGTAGGCCGTACCATCGAATATTTGAAGGAAGAGTATCGCATCACCAACGTCAAACTGACAGTCATGGGCCTGGCCTTGCTGGCTTTTACCATTTTCCTGTTCATTATTCACGGCGTGCTGCACATGGAACCTTCCATTGCGGCGCTGACCGGGGCCATGTTCCTGCTGGCCATCTCCCGGGTGGACATCGTGGAGATGTTAGAACATGAGGTGGAGTGGCCCACCCTGATTTTTTTTATCGCCCTGTTTATGGTGATCTCCGGGGCAGAGGAAACCGGACTGATCCAGATCATTGCCGAATGGGTTCGGGATGTCTCCCAGGGCAATCTGACCCTGGCAGTGATTATGGTTCTGTGGGTCAGCGCTATCGCCAGCGCCTTTATCGACAACATTCCTTTCACGGCGACGATGATGCCTATCGTGGCCTTTTTAAATACTACCATTCCCGGTGCTGAAACCGGCATCCTCTGGTGGTCCCTGGCCTTGGGGGCCTGCCTGGGCGGCAACGGCACCATGATCGGAGCATCGGCTAACGTGGTCACTGTTGGTCTGGCAGAGAAGGCCGGTTACCGCATAACCTTTCTGGGCTACATGAAAGCCTGTTTCGTTCCCATGCTCATTACCGTGGCCTTGTGCAACGCCTTCCTGCTCATCGCCACGTTTGTCCGGCCTTTGGCCATGAGCCGCTGA
- a CDS encoding sugar transferase, whose translation MDQITLLVCFVLAASSVSKQLEGLGFRDFLSIRLKFSNFLIILILMAIWYALLNLFNLYQARRFESWKTDLIDVVHATTSCTLVLYLMSVIFQVAIATPIFLFLFWLYLTVAKIIIRISLRIFLEFLRRRGLQITYVLIVGTNSRAVDFARSIENKLELGYRVIGFVDREWPGMKKFRDSDYELVSDFKDFPEYLRGHVVDEVIIDLPLNTFYREVSRIVQQCLEQGVMVRFISDSFYLLRNLKLARSKFEQFADNTVISVYNGILGGLPLAGKRLFDFIASLMLIVFLSPLFLVVAFLIRLTSPGPVFFVQERLGFNKRLFKMYKFRTMIPDAEKRQDELKKFNEADGPVFKIKDDPRVTPLGNILRRTSIDELPQLFNVLAGDMSLVGPRPLPVRDYKGFNEDWHRRRFSVRPGLTCFWQIQGRSSLSFKEWMRLDMQYIDHWSFWLDLQILLLTVAAVLKKRGAY comes from the coding sequence TTGGATCAGATCACTCTGCTGGTCTGTTTTGTGCTGGCCGCTTCGTCGGTATCGAAACAGTTAGAGGGTCTGGGTTTCAGGGATTTTCTTTCCATTCGCCTCAAATTCAGCAATTTTTTGATAATATTGATCTTAATGGCGATCTGGTATGCGCTGCTCAACCTGTTTAATCTCTATCAGGCGCGGCGTTTTGAATCCTGGAAAACGGATTTGATCGACGTTGTGCATGCCACCACTTCCTGCACTCTGGTGCTTTATCTGATGAGCGTAATCTTTCAAGTCGCCATTGCCACCCCGATATTCCTCTTTCTCTTCTGGCTTTATCTTACCGTGGCGAAAATAATAATCCGGATTTCCTTGAGAATTTTTTTGGAATTTTTACGGCGTCGCGGTCTGCAAATAACCTACGTCCTGATTGTGGGCACAAACTCGCGGGCGGTAGATTTTGCCCGATCAATCGAAAATAAGCTTGAATTGGGCTATCGGGTCATTGGTTTTGTCGATCGGGAATGGCCGGGAATGAAAAAATTTCGGGATTCCGATTACGAATTAGTATCGGATTTTAAAGATTTTCCTGAGTATTTGAGGGGTCATGTGGTTGATGAGGTCATCATTGATCTTCCTTTAAATACGTTTTATCGGGAGGTCTCCAGGATTGTGCAACAATGTTTGGAGCAGGGGGTGATGGTCCGGTTTATTTCAGACAGTTTCTATCTCCTGCGCAATCTTAAGTTGGCCCGCTCCAAGTTTGAGCAGTTTGCTGACAACACGGTGATTTCTGTCTACAACGGCATTCTAGGGGGATTGCCGCTGGCTGGGAAACGACTGTTTGATTTTATCGCATCACTCATGTTAATCGTGTTTCTCTCACCATTATTTCTCGTGGTGGCTTTTCTGATCAGACTCACATCCCCGGGACCGGTTTTCTTTGTCCAGGAGAGACTGGGCTTTAATAAGCGGCTTTTTAAGATGTACAAGTTTCGTACCATGATTCCTGACGCGGAGAAGCGACAGGATGAATTAAAGAAATTCAATGAGGCCGATGGTCCGGTCTTCAAAATAAAGGATGATCCCCGGGTGACCCCTCTCGGCAACATCCTGCGTCGGACCAGCATTGATGAACTGCCGCAGCTCTTTAACGTTTTGGCTGGCGACATGAGTCTGGTAGGTCCGAGACCCCTGCCGGTGCGCGATTACAAAGGTTTTAATGAGGACTGGCATCGACGGCGCTTCAGCGTCAGACCCGGTTTAACCTGTTTCTGGCAGATTCAAGGTCGCAGCTCTCTTTCTTTTAAGGAATGGATGAGACTCGATATGCAATATATCGATCATTGGTCCTTTTGGCTAGACTTGCAGATCTTGTTGCTGACTGTTGCCGCGGTGCTTAAGAAGAGAGGGGCGTATTAG